A genomic window from Clostridium aceticum includes:
- a CDS encoding ornithine aminomutase subunit alpha — translation MKRSDDFQQRRQHLKDLSDEALEKKFWELAEKIVDPMIDLARKHTTPSIERSVLLRMGFSSIEAKAIVEAVIDRGLMGKGAGHVVYRLAKEKGLDIREAGLQLVEGKLWDEVVVMFKGGAKK, via the coding sequence GTGAAAAGGTCAGATGATTTTCAACAAAGAAGGCAACACTTAAAGGATTTAAGTGATGAGGCATTAGAAAAAAAATTTTGGGAATTAGCAGAGAAGATTGTAGATCCAATGATAGATTTAGCAAGAAAACATACTACCCCTTCTATAGAAAGGTCTGTTTTGTTGCGTATGGGCTTTTCCAGTATAGAGGCAAAAGCTATCGTAGAAGCTGTGATAGATCGTGGACTGATGGGAAAAGGTGCTGGGCATGTAGTATATAGATTAGCAAAAGAAAAAGGTTTAGATATAAGAGAAGCTGGTCTCCAATTGGTGGAGGGAAAACTATGGGATGAAGTTGTGGTTATGTTTAAAGGGGGTGCAAAGAAATGA